A genomic stretch from Marinobacter fonticola includes:
- a CDS encoding DUF4382 domain-containing protein gives MKNIARSLMVVGIAISLTACEWEFGTIDDDEEGRLSLDLADAPVDDLTEVNITVVGVEIKPSDEDALVFTYEEPRTYDLLELQNGDTAELLSSEDVPAESYEWIRLNLSPQSGAHYVVGDDGGRYSLAVPSGAQSGLQVNAGFSVEAEEDIELTLDFDVRKSVVASGSTLADYLLRPVLRLVINDEVGAITGTVDESTVIAVECADVQDYAGLVYVYQGADVAPDDLGSGTEPVVAVPVTDEDDPGTYRYQASLISEGNYTVSYSCDIDDNETDEDLAFIDSESVRVEAGDQAEINFN, from the coding sequence ATGAAAAATATTGCCCGTAGCTTAATGGTCGTCGGTATCGCCATTTCCCTCACAGCCTGCGAATGGGAATTTGGGACGATCGACGACGACGAGGAAGGCCGGCTCTCGCTGGATCTGGCCGATGCGCCAGTGGATGACCTGACTGAAGTGAACATTACCGTAGTCGGGGTTGAGATCAAGCCATCGGATGAGGATGCGCTGGTTTTTACCTACGAGGAACCCCGGACCTATGACTTGCTGGAATTACAGAACGGCGATACCGCTGAGCTACTGAGCAGCGAAGACGTGCCGGCGGAATCCTATGAGTGGATACGCCTGAACCTGAGCCCGCAAAGCGGAGCGCACTATGTGGTTGGGGACGATGGCGGGCGATACTCGCTAGCCGTTCCCTCTGGCGCTCAATCCGGACTGCAAGTGAACGCGGGCTTCTCTGTGGAGGCCGAAGAAGATATCGAGCTAACGCTGGACTTCGACGTGCGCAAATCCGTGGTCGCATCGGGAAGTACCCTGGCGGATTACTTGCTACGCCCGGTTTTGCGGCTGGTTATAAACGACGAGGTGGGCGCCATTACGGGAACCGTCGACGAATCCACGGTTATTGCAGTGGAATGCGCGGATGTACAGGACTACGCCGGCTTGGTGTATGTCTATCAGGGAGCAGATGTTGCGCCGGATGATCTGGGTAGCGGGACCGAACCGGTGGTCGCCGTCCCGGTAACCGACGAGGATGATCCCGGCACCTATCGCTACCAAGCCTCGCTGATCAGCGAGGGCAATTATACGGTCAGCTACAGTTGCGATATCGACGACAACGAGACAGACGAAGATCTGGCGTTTATCGATTCTGAATCTGTCCGGGTAGAGGCAGGCGATCAGGCGGAGATCAACTTCAACTAG
- the hemL gene encoding glutamate-1-semialdehyde 2,1-aminomutase — protein MTQSETLFENAQRYIPGGVNSPVRAFKGVGGTPIFIKTAKGAYLYDEDDNHYIDYIGSWGPMILGHRDQRVIDALHAQIDVGVGYGAPTAIETAMAKKICEMIPSIDLVRMVNSGTEATMSTIRLARGYTGRDKIVKFEGCYHGHVDSLLVKAGSGALTLGVPNSPGIPASLAEHTLTVNFNDIESVREVFADMGDEIAAIIVEPVAGNMNCIPPVPGFLEGLRNICDQHGSVLIFDEVMTGFRVSRGGAQERYGVTPDLTALGKVIGGGLPVGAFGGKREIMSHISPLGPVYQAGTLSGNPLAMRAGLTTLEAISEPGFHDRLTEKTNLLRDGFKRAADAADVPLVVQSAGAMFGFFFTDQNQVTCFDDVMRCDAERFKHFFQGMLREGIYLAPSAFEASFTCAALSDADIEATLSAAEKVMKTLP, from the coding sequence ATGACACAATCCGAAACCCTGTTCGAAAACGCCCAGCGTTACATTCCCGGCGGCGTCAACTCCCCGGTCCGGGCATTCAAGGGCGTGGGCGGCACCCCCATCTTCATCAAGACCGCCAAAGGCGCCTATCTCTACGATGAGGACGACAACCACTACATTGACTACATCGGTTCCTGGGGTCCCATGATTCTCGGCCACCGCGACCAACGCGTCATCGACGCCCTGCACGCCCAAATCGATGTCGGTGTCGGCTACGGCGCGCCGACCGCCATCGAAACGGCGATGGCCAAGAAAATCTGCGAGATGATTCCATCCATCGATTTGGTGCGCATGGTCAACTCCGGTACCGAAGCGACCATGAGCACTATTCGGCTGGCTCGCGGCTATACCGGTCGCGACAAAATCGTCAAATTCGAGGGCTGCTACCACGGGCACGTGGATTCGCTGCTCGTCAAAGCGGGCTCCGGCGCGCTCACTTTGGGCGTGCCGAATTCGCCAGGCATTCCCGCAAGCCTAGCCGAGCACACCCTGACCGTGAACTTCAACGACATCGAGAGCGTGCGCGAGGTTTTCGCAGACATGGGCGATGAAATTGCCGCGATAATCGTCGAACCGGTGGCGGGCAACATGAACTGCATCCCACCCGTCCCAGGCTTCCTGGAGGGTTTGCGCAATATCTGTGACCAGCACGGCAGCGTACTGATTTTCGACGAGGTCATGACCGGCTTCCGCGTGTCTCGCGGCGGCGCCCAGGAGCGCTATGGCGTAACGCCGGACCTGACGGCACTGGGCAAGGTCATTGGCGGCGGTCTTCCGGTCGGGGCGTTCGGCGGCAAACGCGAGATCATGTCTCACATTTCCCCGTTGGGACCGGTCTACCAAGCGGGCACCCTTTCCGGCAACCCGCTGGCGATGCGCGCGGGGCTCACAACGCTGGAGGCGATTTCCGAGCCGGGGTTCCATGATCGGCTCACTGAGAAAACCAACCTCCTGCGCGATGGCTTCAAGCGTGCGGCCGATGCAGCCGATGTTCCGCTGGTGGTCCAAAGCGCCGGCGCCATGTTCGGTTTCTTCTTCACCGATCAGAATCAGGTGACCTGCTTCGACGACGTAATGCGCTGCGATGCCGAGCGCTTCAAGCATTTCTTCCAGGGCATGCTGCGGGAAGGCATCTACTTGGCGCCGTCGGCATTTGAGGCAAGCTTCACATGCGCGGCGTTGTCCGATGCGGATATCGAAGCGACGCTGAGTGCCGCGGAAAAGGTCATGAAAACCCTGCCTTAA
- the thiE gene encoding thiamine phosphate synthase: protein MTTTSTLPRGLYAITDPDLLPEDRLVASVEAALRGGAVMVQYRDKQASGTDRLRRARNLLAVCNNAGVPLLINDDAGLAKRVGAAGAHLGQEDGELRAARELLGPDAILGQTCHASLELARTAIHAGADYVAFGRFFPSMTKPGAPAATPDLLQQARQLGRPVSAIGGITLENAPLLVAQGTDLLAVIGGLFGTDDIEARARAFAALFPV from the coding sequence ATGACGACGACCAGCACCCTTCCCCGCGGACTCTACGCCATCACCGATCCTGACTTACTGCCGGAAGATCGTTTGGTGGCGTCGGTGGAAGCCGCTTTGCGCGGCGGTGCCGTAATGGTTCAGTACCGGGACAAGCAAGCCAGTGGTACGGATCGGCTGCGCCGTGCGCGAAATTTACTCGCCGTCTGCAATAATGCCGGTGTGCCGCTGCTGATCAACGACGATGCCGGTCTGGCCAAGCGCGTTGGCGCCGCGGGTGCTCATCTGGGGCAGGAAGACGGCGAATTGCGGGCTGCGCGCGAATTACTCGGACCCGACGCCATTCTTGGCCAGACCTGTCATGCCAGTCTGGAATTGGCGCGGACGGCCATCCATGCTGGCGCAGACTATGTCGCTTTCGGACGTTTTTTTCCTTCGATGACCAAACCGGGCGCGCCGGCAGCGACACCAGACCTTCTCCAGCAAGCGCGACAACTGGGGCGGCCGGTTAGTGCTATCGGCGGCATTACACTCGAGAACGCCCCTCTGCTAGTCGCCCAAGGCACCGATTTGCTCGCCGTCATCGGGGGCCTATTCGGCACGGACGATATCGAAGCTCGGGCCCGAGCCTTCGCTGCGCTTTTTCCAGTTTGA
- the thiD gene encoding bifunctional hydroxymethylpyrimidine kinase/phosphomethylpyrimidine kinase → MNQRPHVLILSGLDPSGGAGIQADIQAITALGCHPLPVLSCLTVQDTRNVYSAESVSPELVRQQLECLAQDIPIHAIKTGALGSAAIVDVLVQFVEDKQDIPIVVDPVIKAAGGGDLADEALVNAMKERLFPLADVITPNGVELVQLGGIENERSAAETLIAQGCPAVLTTGGHGDESMITNRLHRPGSPDSEWQLMRRGGEYHGSGCTLAAAIAAGRAQGLALDMAIEQAQDYVSRAIEHALNVGQGQPVPDRGGAAATA, encoded by the coding sequence ATGAACCAACGTCCGCATGTCCTGATTTTGTCCGGCCTGGATCCCTCCGGCGGCGCCGGCATCCAGGCCGACATCCAGGCAATTACCGCCCTGGGCTGCCATCCATTACCGGTACTGAGCTGCCTGACGGTCCAAGACACCCGTAACGTCTATAGTGCCGAGTCCGTCAGCCCGGAGTTGGTCCGCCAGCAGCTCGAATGCCTCGCACAAGACATTCCGATCCACGCGATAAAGACCGGCGCACTGGGTAGCGCCGCGATTGTCGACGTACTGGTTCAGTTCGTCGAGGACAAACAGGATATTCCCATTGTCGTCGATCCGGTTATCAAGGCGGCCGGCGGCGGCGACCTGGCCGACGAAGCTCTGGTAAACGCCATGAAAGAGCGTTTGTTTCCTCTGGCCGATGTGATTACCCCAAACGGGGTCGAGCTGGTACAGCTCGGCGGTATCGAGAACGAGCGTTCGGCCGCAGAAACCCTCATCGCACAGGGTTGTCCGGCGGTATTGACCACCGGCGGCCACGGCGATGAGTCGATGATCACCAATCGCCTGCATCGGCCCGGCAGCCCGGATAGCGAGTGGCAGCTCATGCGGCGCGGCGGCGAGTACCATGGCTCCGGATGCACTCTGGCGGCCGCCATAGCGGCCGGACGCGCTCAGGGATTGGCGCTAGACATGGCCATCGAACAGGCCCAGGACTATGTATCCAGAGCCATCGAACATGCTCTGAACGTAGGCCAGGGTCAACCCGTTCCCGATCGCGGCGGAGCGGCGGCTACAGCATGA
- the hemJ gene encoding protoporphyrinogen oxidase HemJ: MLWVKAFHIIAMVCWFAGLFYLPRLFVYHAGAEDQPGRDRFKTMERKLYRGIATPSMIITVALGLWLIGYNPAGYFSQGWLHAKLLLVAVLVAYHIYCGHLVKVFADDTNGRSHVFYRWFNEFPVLILIAVVILVTVKPF; the protein is encoded by the coding sequence ATGCTCTGGGTAAAAGCATTCCACATCATTGCCATGGTCTGCTGGTTCGCTGGCCTGTTCTACCTGCCTCGACTGTTTGTCTATCACGCCGGCGCCGAGGACCAGCCCGGACGCGACCGTTTCAAGACGATGGAGCGCAAGCTCTACCGTGGCATCGCCACACCGTCGATGATTATCACGGTGGCTCTCGGCCTATGGCTGATCGGCTATAATCCCGCGGGTTATTTCAGCCAAGGCTGGCTTCATGCGAAACTATTGCTGGTCGCTGTGCTGGTCGCGTACCACATCTATTGCGGCCATCTGGTCAAAGTCTTTGCTGATGACACCAATGGGCGCTCTCACGTTTTCTACCGCTGGTTCAATGAATTCCCGGTGCTAATCCTAATCGCCGTGGTGATTCTCGTAACCGTGAAACCCTTCTGA